From Anopheles arabiensis isolate DONGOLA chromosome 3, AaraD3, whole genome shotgun sequence, a single genomic window includes:
- the LOC120903551 gene encoding uncharacterized protein LOC120903551 yields MAGVNRKHHLLATIALLWLVAASCLLESVDARKSRGSSKRSSRRPKGVNIEIYHPKGVMVWYPYRAGMELFGIEIFINKANQPSSSGDSSEEESTPPVCDICLNTTEVSYGKFILRSEDAVIRSRDHVYYNAIVKKTSGKAYVSRSNDFYVSESRILLGDMTEKASSCNGTTAVANLSDNDKRLEDEIKLLEAILLEVSDQCQANRTKQLLLSAETPTRYDAKQLYQYVAGQLEQKLPAIDWNRTLVDAFYATNGIGFEVASTIYKLKVLKLAKALPDHPITDLDSFQTEDMTNDIDSWM; encoded by the exons GCCCTGCTATGGCTGGTGGCCGCCAGCTGCCTGCTCGAATCGGTCGACGCTCGCAAAAGCCGGGGCAGCTCGAAGCGTTCCTCGCGCCGACCGAAGGGCGTCAATATTGAGATCTACCATCCGAAGGGTGTGATGGTGTGGTACCCGTACCGTGCCGGCATGGAACTGTTCGGCATCGAGATTTTCATCAACAAGGCAAACCAACCGTCGTCGTCGGGTGACTCGAGTGAGGAAGAGTCCACACCGCCGGTGTGTGATATCTGTCTCAACACGACCGAAGTGTCGTACGGCAAGTTTATACTGCGCAGCGAGGACGCCGTGATCCGCAGCCGGGACCACGTGTACTACAATGCGATCGTGAAGAAAACCAGCGGCAAGGCGTACGTGTCCCGATCGAACGATTTCTACGTGTCAG AAAGTCGCATTCTGCTGGGTGATATGACGGAAAAGGCTAGCTCGTGCAATGGTACTACCGCCGTTGCAAACCTTTCCGACAACGATAAGCGGCTGGAGGATGAGATTAAGCTGCTGGAAGCGATTCTGCTCGAGGTCAGTGATCAGTGCCAGGCCAATCGTACCAAGCAGTTGCTGCTGAGTGCGGAAACACCGACGCGGTACGATGCCAAGCAGCTGTACCAGTATGTGGCAGGGCAGCTGGAACAGAAGTTGCCCGCGATCGACTGGAACCGGACGCTGGTGGATGCGTTTTACGCCACGAACGGTATTGGGTTTGAGGTGGCTTCCACCATCTACAAGCTGAAGGTGTTGAAGTTGGCCAAGGCCCTGCCGGACCATCCCATTACCGATCTGGACAGCTTCCAGACGGAGGATATGACGAATGATATTGATTCGTGGATGTAA